The Methanomethylovorans hollandica DSM 15978 genome includes a region encoding these proteins:
- a CDS encoding molybdopterin dinucleotide binding domain-containing protein has translation MGFGQFLAEPEFKFIIVTHRDIFQNTAQENSRFSEQYAELSSIIRLDKDDMKKMGLKSGDMILAKNTSGRVVLKVGISVLEQPHPGTAFMINGPWANVLVAADTAGTGVPAFKKIEVMISRSKEGKVTSLAELI, from the coding sequence ATGGGATTCGGACAATTCCTCGCAGAACCTGAGTTCAAGTTCATCATCGTTACCCACAGGGATATATTCCAGAACACCGCCCAGGAAAATTCCAGGTTCAGTGAGCAATATGCCGAGCTTTCTTCCATCATCAGACTGGATAAGGATGATATGAAGAAGATGGGACTTAAATCAGGGGATATGATACTTGCGAAAAACACTTCCGGAAGAGTAGTACTGAAAGTAGGGATTTCAGTTCTTGAACAGCCTCATCCGGGAACAGCATTCATGATCAATGGGCCCTGGGCTAATGTTCTTGTGGCAGCTGATACCGCAGGCACGGGTGTACCTGCCTTTAAGAAAATAGAAGTGATGATATCGAGATCAAAAGAAGGCAAGGTTACCTCGCTTGCTGAACTGATCTAG
- a CDS encoding metal-dependent hydrolase, with translation MVSSLSHAGIGLLIVLLLGLRGRESKLVVLFSILPDLDFIPYVIFILLEKYLSPEMRNSLFYFMGHREFMHSILFIILVVLFLHIMEKNLHLTIACFLAILSHVYLDYATSWKMRPFFPFIKESSTLGAFDFFDPIVTAISLIPLFILLLQYQRNKGKWPKMDPVYRYLQHNKRTIIVSISCIFLIWCALAPFTKLMLVQHISDTEDSDISYQNMAPMSFGKFLGAYSFNETHYKIFETSYWKGIHRSSLIPVNSYDNITADDYGYISRAAALYDSSFPREIDYPVYNITENSTDAIVTVSDARSVYVKYWAYFNVEYTFIFDKEDSGYVVFIKDHRNIKRSVPLNRFIDT, from the coding sequence ATGGTAAGTTCTTTATCCCACGCAGGAATCGGTCTGCTCATTGTTTTACTTTTAGGATTGCGCGGAAGGGAAAGTAAACTGGTGGTTTTGTTCTCGATACTTCCTGACCTTGATTTTATTCCATACGTCATATTTATCCTGCTGGAAAAGTATCTGAGCCCGGAGATGCGAAACAGTTTGTTCTATTTTATGGGACATCGGGAATTCATGCACTCCATATTGTTCATTATATTAGTTGTGCTGTTCCTTCACATAATGGAGAAGAACCTCCATCTTACGATCGCATGCTTCCTGGCAATTCTTAGTCACGTATACCTGGATTATGCAACAAGCTGGAAAATGCGTCCTTTCTTCCCTTTTATAAAAGAGAGCTCCACCCTGGGGGCCTTTGATTTCTTTGATCCTATTGTAACTGCAATTTCCCTGATACCTCTGTTCATACTGTTGTTACAGTATCAGAGAAATAAAGGGAAGTGGCCAAAAATGGACCCGGTATACAGATACCTGCAACACAATAAAAGAACAATAATAGTTTCTATATCATGTATTTTTCTAATCTGGTGTGCTTTGGCACCTTTTACTAAGCTCATGCTGGTACAACATATCTCAGATACGGAAGACTCTGACATTTCGTATCAGAATATGGCACCTATGTCATTCGGGAAGTTCCTGGGTGCATACAGCTTTAATGAAACGCATTATAAGATATTTGAAACAAGTTACTGGAAAGGCATACACAGATCGAGTCTTATTCCAGTGAACTCTTATGACAATATAACTGCAGATGATTACGGATACATCTCAAGAGCCGCAGCATTGTATGATTCCAGCTTCCCACGGGAGATAGATTATCCTGTGTACAATATCACAGAAAACTCTACAGATGCTATTGTTACTGTTTCGGATGCCAGGTCAGTTTATGTGAAGTACTGGGCATATTTCAATGTTGAATATACTTTCATCTTCGATAAAGAGGATTCTGGTTACGTGGTCTTCATAAAAGATCACAGGAACATCAAACGATCTGTGCCTTTGAACAGATTCATCGATACATAA
- a CDS encoding formylmethanofuran dehydrogenase subunit B, with translation MDNGPFVCTGCALLCDDITVELQDSRVTGVNTACLKGVSRMKGCASPMPCTVDGKTVDENTAIKEAARILKEAKHPLIFGHGNSTLEAQTKSIELARKLGAHIDDTSSFCQGPLVEAILNGKLPTCTLDEVRHMADVIVFWGADPSHSHPRHLSMYSYFPRGKQRQRGWEEDRTAVIIDVRRSDTAAVCSDKLYEIPVGADPEFMGALLSALSSKVPKTSFNMDPKRILELANILKKAEFGVVFAGLGMTYSLNSLDPLFSLMNKLNETSKFHLIPMVGQYNMRGFDHTLFRETGHINRVYFGGEKVEHGPQQSVVELISNDVIDAAMIIGSDPLASLPGAIAKKLSKVPLITIDPCENLTSRVSKVTIPSALSGVECGGTAIRMDGVEVVLKQIIDTKKLADEQIITRIMEEI, from the coding sequence TTGGACAACGGACCATTTGTTTGCACAGGTTGTGCCTTATTATGTGATGACATTACAGTGGAGCTGCAGGACAGCAGGGTCACTGGAGTTAATACAGCATGCCTGAAAGGTGTTTCCCGCATGAAAGGCTGCGCTTCACCCATGCCATGCACAGTGGATGGAAAAACAGTTGATGAAAACACTGCAATAAAGGAAGCTGCCAGGATACTGAAAGAAGCAAAGCATCCTCTTATCTTCGGGCACGGGAATTCCACACTGGAAGCCCAGACAAAGTCCATAGAGCTTGCAAGAAAACTTGGTGCACATATTGATGATACATCTTCTTTCTGTCAGGGACCCCTGGTTGAGGCTATCCTCAATGGAAAACTACCGACCTGTACTCTGGATGAAGTGCGACACATGGCTGATGTGATCGTATTCTGGGGAGCGGATCCTTCACATTCTCATCCACGGCATCTTTCCATGTATTCTTACTTCCCCCGGGGAAAACAACGCCAGAGAGGCTGGGAAGAGGACCGGACCGCTGTGATCATAGATGTGAGGAGGTCGGATACTGCTGCAGTCTGCAGCGATAAGCTCTACGAGATCCCGGTTGGAGCGGATCCGGAATTCATGGGTGCTCTTCTTAGTGCTCTATCCAGTAAGGTTCCAAAGACATCTTTCAACATGGATCCCAAAAGGATATTGGAATTAGCAAATATACTGAAAAAGGCAGAGTTCGGAGTAGTGTTTGCAGGTCTTGGCATGACGTATTCTCTGAATTCTCTGGACCCCCTCTTCAGCTTAATGAACAAGCTCAACGAAACTTCAAAATTCCATCTGATACCCATGGTGGGACAATACAATATGCGTGGTTTTGATCATACTCTTTTCAGGGAAACTGGCCATATCAACAGGGTGTATTTCGGAGGAGAAAAAGTAGAACATGGGCCACAGCAATCTGTGGTGGAACTCATCAGCAATGACGTTATAGATGCAGCCATGATCATTGGCTCTGATCCTCTTGCAAGCCTCCCCGGGGCAATTGCAAAAAAACTCAGTAAGGTCCCGTTAATTACCATTGATCCCTGCGAGAACCTGACCTCCAGGGTGTCCAAAGTGACCATTCCCTCAGCACTTAGCGGTGTTGAATGCGGAGGCACTGCAATACGCATGGATGGTGTGGAAGTGGTACTTAAACAGATCATTGACACAAAGAAACTGGCAGATGAGCAGATCATCACACGTATCATGGAGGAGATATGA
- a CDS encoding disaggregatase related repeat-containing protein → MRRDRRVLTVFLTVAILACMPMISAAINPPPVQFFYVPVPENQWLQALQVIQAGGFGETPRNPMQSYISISAIANNTIIYYDQYENGYEPDIGNPLDVYSSSNLDGTQIWGDGDTSNGVPPGVPSDIINGGTVIVLNNPVTTTDPLTVIKFGGRDKIAATKTISVVRAGWATGPNTLMADANEVYDTDNWGTEFRVPVGTNIPDGTDFQMFQYTGMAIMAGKGGATVQIDANADTVFETTVPLTEGQSYLVNNGLSVGARVISNNPVQVDLITGNIATSVGYESRFFRLLPTNLWAASYYTPVSTPTSAQTYNGVETTVWLYNPSSTAITVQYRARTSSSTISNVALTVPANSYLKQVLTNVNYGAHFYTTGGQKFYALSTTNSGNSGTSTNYYNSIWDWGFALVPESSLTPQLLIGLGIGRDPTSSTNPTENGNPVWVSPIGNGNNPVRVYVDFDANPTTGSLTDPNGNKYNVHYDLTELDRAKVYDTIDRDQTGMLLYTLDGTKLVGAWGEDPLTASAAAPGVDMGTGIPPLPLFDDGKTASLYEDRDNDGYVSPGDVLLYTIVINNIARAPVPDVLLQDAFPVDAIYVEDSTNLTKEAPTIPTTTSPIPDSGTTAFPLDEGGVILDDNVALPVGGSYTVTFKAIIKDFVDLTPGITEIVNTGSATAVGITIPFEARTPIYGRLGDYVWLDVNGNGIQDVGELGVANVTVNLLDGSGNPMLDVFSNPVTIKTNATGFYQFLGLLPGSYIVEFIKPTGYDFTLKDKGQDDAVDSDADLLTGRTSSITLAAGENNSMLDAGLFQLIPEVDIEKYTNGEDADNATGPFIPVGSTVTWTYNVTNNGTVNLTNVVVADNMGVIPVRISGDNGNNILEPGEVWTYTATGTATEGQYANIGNVSADYSGTPVTDEDPSHYYGANSSVDIEKYTNGEDADSPTGPFIPIGSEVTWTYNVTNSGNVNLTDIVVMDDILGIISNLVDGDTNNDGILQPGEVWTYTATGTATEGQYANIGNVTGYYNEAPVTDEDPSHYYGANSSVDIEKYTNGEDADSPTGPFIPIGSEVTWTYNVTNPGNVNLTDIVVMDDILGIITNLVDGDTNNDGILQPGEVWTYTATGTATEGQYANIGNVSADYSGTPVTDEDPSHYYGANSSVDIEKYTNGEDADSPTGPFIPIGSEVTWTYNVTNPGNVNLTDIVVMDDILGIITNLVDGDTNNDGILQPGEVWTYTATGTATEGQYANIGNVSADYSGTPVTDEDPSHYYGANSSVDIEKYTNGEDADSPTGPFIPIGSEVTWAYNVTNPGNVDLTDIVVMDDILGIITNLVDGDTNNDGILQPGEVWTYTATGTATEGQYANIGNVTGYYNEAPVTDEDPSHYYGANSSVDIEKYTNGEDADSPTGPYIPIGSEVTWTYNVTNPGNVNLTDIVVMDDILGIISNLVDGDTNNDGILQPGEVWTYTATGTATEGQYANIGNVTGYYNEAPVTDEDPSHYYGANSSVDIEKYTNGEDADSPTGPYIPIGSEVTWTYNVTNPGNVNLTDIVVMDDILGIISNLVDGDTNNDGILQPGEVWTYTATGTATEGQYANIGNVTGYYNEAPVTDEDPSHYFGSSGEIDIEKYVWNGTGWEDADTVTGPYLASTFDPVQFKIIVTNMGNVELTNIVVTDTKYGPVTLTTTSLGVGASTEAEYDLAWVSGQQNNTADVEGYYGDTKYNDTDDAHYYGASGAIDIEKYVWNGTGWEDADTITGPSLSSGPVQFKIIVTNMGNVELTNIVVTDTKYGPVTLPTTTLGVGASTEAKYDLAWVSGQQVNTADVEGYYGDTKYTDSDDAHYYGPISQGAQYDNILSESSSCVVFSDTSYLAVGKSKARSRDVMLFDLSMYNKDDTISKATLSLFWYYPAGQTRTSDTVVEIYRPQRWDPKHVTWYYRLYRTAWNPVGGAWFDKNGVSQGSTPYASVTFPASTVPDNQYHDFDVTQLVQEYIRGTYENTGFFLKARTESGNYIAFYSSEWSNADQRPKLTVDLNAGSAPIAPPLSAPLAPPVVDNLPVADAGADKDATKDVAVTFDGSGSTDDNSIVSYSWDFGDTTTVASGVSPVHTYTTAGTYTVTLTVTDTIGQTGSDTLEVVVSDSTATTTTTDCVSHAPVYDNRLLQRSPDIVYSTNNYIDIGRSTSSYRDAILFDLSGYKPTDTISQATLSLYWYYPAGATRTSDTVVEVYRPVKWDPKYVTWNTRMSGVPWTTAGGDWFDKNGNAQGNVPYASVTFRASTVPDNKYYDFDVTQLVQEYVSGMYENTGFFLKARTESGNYIAFYSSEWSNADQRPQLKVCLIGASVPIAPPVSAPIAPPLSAPITPPVVDNLPVADAGADLTATKDVAVTFDGSNSTDDIGIVSYTWSFGDGTAESGGVSPIHTYVTAGTYTVTLTVTDTIGQTDSDTLEVVVSEPVGPVDNPPVADAGADKTATTGVAVTFGGSGSTDDIGIVSYSWDFGDGTAEFSGVSPAHTYATAGTYTVTLIVTDTIGQTDSDTLEVVVNEPTTTTGSSVSYTAAYDNRLRQISPDRVYSTSIYLDIGKLSTSSYRDVILFDLSGYDPKDTISQATLSLYWYYPAGATRTSDTVVEVYRPVKWDPKYVTWNTSMSGVPWTTAGGDWFDKNGNAQGNVPYASVTFRASTVPDNKYYDFDVTQLVQEYIRGTYENTGFFLKARTESGNYIAFYSSEWSNTDQRPKLVVTRV, encoded by the coding sequence ATGAGAAGAGACAGAAGGGTTCTAACTGTATTTCTAACTGTGGCCATTTTGGCCTGTATGCCTATGATAAGTGCAGCCATTAATCCGCCGCCTGTGCAGTTCTTCTATGTACCGGTTCCTGAAAACCAGTGGCTACAAGCTCTACAGGTAATTCAGGCAGGTGGCTTCGGTGAAACTCCTCGCAATCCAATGCAAAGTTACATTTCTATTTCTGCGATTGCCAATAATACTATAATTTATTATGATCAGTATGAGAATGGATATGAACCCGATATTGGCAACCCTCTTGATGTATATTCAAGTTCTAATCTTGACGGTACGCAGATATGGGGAGATGGTGACACTTCAAATGGAGTCCCTCCGGGGGTGCCCAGTGATATAATCAATGGGGGAACGGTAATCGTCTTAAATAATCCTGTTACTACCACCGATCCTCTAACGGTCATCAAATTTGGCGGCAGGGATAAGATAGCAGCCACCAAGACTATCTCTGTGGTCCGTGCAGGCTGGGCTACAGGGCCAAATACTCTCATGGCCGATGCCAATGAAGTGTACGATACTGATAACTGGGGTACGGAATTCCGTGTTCCGGTAGGTACGAACATTCCCGATGGCACAGATTTTCAGATGTTCCAGTACACTGGTATGGCGATCATGGCCGGCAAAGGTGGCGCAACAGTCCAAATTGATGCTAATGCAGATACTGTATTTGAAACAACTGTTCCTCTTACAGAAGGACAGAGCTATCTGGTGAACAATGGTCTTTCCGTGGGAGCTCGTGTAATTTCCAACAACCCGGTTCAGGTAGACCTTATAACTGGTAATATAGCCACTTCAGTGGGATACGAAAGTCGTTTCTTCCGTTTGTTGCCTACTAATCTGTGGGCCGCCAGTTACTATACTCCCGTCTCAACTCCTACCAGTGCTCAGACTTACAATGGTGTAGAGACAACTGTCTGGCTTTATAATCCATCTTCCACTGCTATCACGGTTCAGTATCGTGCCAGAACTTCCTCCAGTACTATAAGCAACGTTGCTCTAACAGTTCCTGCAAACAGCTATCTCAAGCAAGTTCTAACAAACGTGAATTATGGCGCACATTTCTACACGACCGGTGGTCAAAAGTTCTACGCTTTGTCCACTACTAACTCTGGCAACTCTGGAACAAGCACTAATTACTACAATTCCATTTGGGATTGGGGTTTTGCTCTAGTCCCTGAGAGTTCCCTGACACCTCAGTTGCTCATAGGTCTTGGTATCGGACGTGATCCTACTTCTTCTACCAACCCTACTGAAAATGGAAATCCTGTCTGGGTTTCACCTATCGGAAATGGAAATAATCCTGTTAGGGTTTACGTTGATTTTGATGCCAATCCAACAACGGGAAGCTTAACTGATCCAAACGGAAATAAATATAACGTTCATTATGATCTAACGGAACTCGACAGGGCAAAGGTCTATGATACTATTGACCGCGACCAGACAGGGATGCTGCTGTACACTTTGGATGGTACCAAACTGGTGGGAGCCTGGGGTGAGGATCCATTGACTGCCAGTGCCGCAGCGCCAGGAGTAGATATGGGTACGGGAATACCACCTCTACCCTTGTTTGATGATGGTAAAACTGCCAGCTTATATGAAGACAGGGACAATGACGGCTATGTCAGCCCCGGGGATGTGTTACTCTATACAATTGTCATTAATAACATTGCTCGTGCTCCTGTACCGGATGTGTTGTTGCAGGACGCATTCCCTGTAGATGCTATCTATGTTGAGGATAGCACCAACTTGACTAAAGAAGCTCCCACCATCCCAACAACAACAAGTCCAATTCCTGACAGTGGTACAACTGCTTTCCCGCTGGACGAAGGGGGCGTTATCCTCGATGATAATGTTGCACTTCCAGTTGGTGGCTCATATACAGTCACCTTCAAGGCTATCATCAAGGATTTTGTAGACCTGACTCCCGGTATTACAGAGATCGTGAATACTGGAAGCGCAACTGCTGTCGGTATCACCATACCTTTTGAGGCCAGGACACCAATTTACGGTCGCCTCGGTGACTATGTGTGGTTGGATGTTAACGGCAATGGTATTCAGGACGTAGGTGAGCTGGGTGTTGCAAATGTAACAGTAAATCTGCTGGATGGCAGTGGTAATCCAATGCTCGATGTTTTCAGCAATCCCGTAACCATCAAAACAAATGCTACAGGCTTCTACCAGTTCCTCGGCCTGCTTCCTGGTAGTTACATTGTGGAGTTCATAAAACCGACAGGCTATGACTTCACGCTTAAGGATAAGGGCCAAGATGACGCGGTGGACAGCGATGCTGACCTGCTCACAGGTAGAACTAGCTCGATAACGCTAGCTGCAGGTGAGAACAACAGCATGCTGGACGCTGGTCTCTTCCAGCTTATTCCAGAAGTAGATATTGAGAAATATACTAATGGAGAAGATGCTGATAACGCAACTGGCCCGTTCATTCCTGTAGGATCCACTGTAACGTGGACTTATAACGTTACCAACAATGGTACTGTGAATCTGACGAATGTTGTTGTAGCTGATAACATGGGTGTAATTCCAGTTCGTATCAGTGGTGATAATGGTAACAACATCCTTGAACCTGGAGAGGTCTGGACTTATACTGCTACCGGTACTGCAACTGAAGGTCAGTATGCTAACATCGGTAATGTTAGTGCAGATTACAGCGGTACCCCAGTCACAGATGAAGATCCAAGTCATTACTATGGTGCTAACTCTTCAGTTGATATTGAAAAGTACACCAATGGTGAAGACGCTGACAGTCCAACCGGACCTTTCATCCCCATTGGTTCCGAAGTTACCTGGACTTACAATGTAACTAACTCAGGTAATGTGAACCTGACAGACATTGTTGTAATGGACGATATTCTGGGCATTATAAGCAACCTTGTTGATGGTGATACCAATAATGATGGTATCCTGCAACCTGGAGAGGTCTGGACGTATACTGCTACCGGTACTGCAACTGAAGGTCAGTATGCTAACATCGGTAATGTTACAGGCTATTACAATGAAGCTCCGGTAACCGATGAAGATCCAAGTCATTACTATGGTGCTAACTCTTCAGTTGATATTGAAAAGTACACCAATGGTGAAGACGCTGACAGTCCAACCGGACCTTTCATCCCCATTGGTTCCGAAGTTACCTGGACTTACAATGTAACTAACCCAGGTAATGTGAACCTGACAGACATTGTTGTAATGGACGATATTCTGGGCATTATAACCAACCTTGTTGATGGTGATACCAATAATGATGGTATCCTGCAACCTGGAGAGGTCTGGACTTATACTGCTACCGGTACTGCAACTGAAGGTCAGTATGCTAATATCGGTAATGTTAGTGCAGATTACAGCGGTACCCCAGTCACAGATGAAGATCCAAGTCATTACTATGGTGCTAACTCTTCAGTTGATATTGAAAAGTACACCAATGGTGAAGACGCTGACAGTCCAACCGGACCTTTCATCCCCATTGGTTCCGAAGTTACCTGGACTTACAATGTAACTAACCCAGGTAATGTGAACCTGACAGACATTGTTGTAATGGACGATATTCTGGGTATTATAACCAACCTTGTTGATGGTGATACCAATAATGATGGTATCCTGCAACCTGGAGAGGTCTGGACTTATACTGCTACCGGTACTGCAACTGAAGGTCAGTATGCTAATATCGGTAATGTTAGTGCAGATTACAGCGGTACCCCAGTCACAGATGAAGATCCAAGTCATTACTATGGTGCTAACTCTTCAGTTGATATTGAAAAGTACACCAATGGTGAAGACGCTGACAGTCCAACCGGACCTTTCATCCCCATTGGTTCCGAAGTTACCTGGGCTTACAATGTAACTAACCCAGGTAATGTGGACCTGACAGACATTGTTGTAATGGACGATATTCTGGGCATTATAACCAACCTTGTTGATGGTGATACCAATAATGATGGTATCCTGCAACCTGGAGAGGTCTGGACGTATACTGCTACCGGTACTGCAACTGAAGGTCAGTATGCTAACATCGGTAATGTTACAGGCTATTACAATGAAGCTCCGGTAACCGATGAAGATCCAAGCCATTACTATGGTGCTAACTCTTCAGTTGATATTGAAAAGTACACCAATGGTGAAGACGCTGACAGTCCAACCGGACCTTACATCCCCATTGGTTCCGAAGTTACCTGGACTTACAATGTAACTAACCCAGGTAATGTGAACCTGACAGACATTGTTGTAATGGACGATATTCTGGGCATTATAAGCAACCTTGTTGATGGTGATACCAATAATGATGGTATCCTGCAACCTGGAGAGGTCTGGACGTATACTGCTACCGGTACTGCAACTGAAGGTCAGTATGCTAACATCGGTAATGTTACAGGCTATTACAATGAAGCTCCGGTAACCGATGAAGATCCAAGCCATTACTATGGTGCTAACTCTTCAGTTGATATTGAAAAGTACACCAATGGTGAAGACGCTGACAGTCCAACCGGACCTTACATCCCCATTGGTTCCGAAGTTACCTGGACTTACAATGTAACTAACCCAGGTAATGTGAACTTGACAGACATTGTTGTAATGGACGATATTCTGGGCATTATAAGCAACCTTGTTGATGGTGATACCAATAATGATGGTATCCTGCAACCTGGAGAGGTCTGGACGTATACTGCTACCGGTACTGCAACTGAAGGTCAGTATGCTAACATCGGTAATGTTACAGGCTATTACAATGAAGCTCCGGTAACCGATGAAGATCCGAGTCACTACTTCGGTTCCAGTGGTGAAATTGACATCGAGAAGTACGTATGGAACGGTACTGGTTGGGAAGATGCTGACACAGTAACTGGTCCTTATCTTGCTTCCACATTTGATCCCGTTCAGTTCAAGATCATAGTTACTAACATGGGTAACGTTGAACTTACTAACATTGTTGTAACCGATACCAAGTACGGTCCAGTCACTCTGACAACTACCTCTCTTGGTGTTGGAGCTTCTACCGAAGCTGAATATGATCTTGCCTGGGTTTCCGGTCAGCAGAACAACACTGCTGATGTTGAAGGTTACTACGGCGATACAAAGTACAATGACACTGATGATGCCCATTACTATGGTGCCAGCGGTGCTATTGATATTGAAAAGTACGTATGGAACGGTACTGGCTGGGAGGATGCTGATACCATAACAGGTCCTTCTCTATCGTCGGGTCCCGTTCAGTTTAAGATCATAGTTACTAACATGGGTAACGTTGAACTTACTAACATTGTTGTAACCGATACTAAGTATGGTCCGGTAACTCTGCCCACAACCACTCTTGGTGTTGGAGCTTCTACCGAAGCTAAGTATGATCTTGCCTGGGTTTCCGGTCAGCAGGTAAACACTGCTGATGTTGAAGGCTACTACGGCGATACAAAGTACACTGATAGTGATGATGCACACTACTATGGCCCAATCTCTCAAGGCGCTCAATATGACAATATATTGAGTGAGTCATCATCTTGTGTTGTTTTTTCTGATACATCCTACCTTGCTGTAGGGAAGAGCAAGGCTCGTAGCAGGGATGTGATGTTGTTTGATCTTAGTATGTACAATAAAGATGATACAATATCGAAGGCAACACTATCTCTCTTCTGGTATTATCCAGCAGGTCAGACACGTACTTCTGATACGGTAGTGGAGATATACAGGCCACAGAGATGGGATCCAAAGCATGTGACTTGGTACTATCGTCTGTATCGTACTGCGTGGAACCCGGTAGGTGGGGCGTGGTTCGATAAAAATGGTGTATCACAAGGCAGCACACCATATGCTTCAGTAACTTTCCCGGCGAGCACTGTGCCTGATAATCAATACCATGACTTTGATGTCACACAGCTTGTGCAGGAATACATAAGAGGTACGTATGAGAACACTGGTTTCTTCCTCAAGGCAAGAACTGAGAGTGGTAATTACATTGCCTTCTACAGTTCTGAGTGGTCCAATGCTGATCAGAGGCCTAAGTTGACTGTAGATCTCAATGCTGGTTCAGCTCCGATCGCACCACCGCTTTCAGCTCCGTTGGCACCGCCTGTAGTAGATAATCTACCAGTTGCAGATGCTGGTGCTGATAAGGATGCTACTAAGGATGTAGCTGTAACTTTTGATGGCAGTGGTTCCACTGATGACAACAGTATAGTCTCATATTCGTGGGACTTTGGTGATACTACAACTGTAGCTAGCGGTGTCTCACCAGTTCATACATATACAACAGCAGGAACTTACACTGTGACCCTTACAGTTACAGATACCATCGGGCAGACAGGTTCAGATACACTGGAAGTTGTTGTGAGTGACTCAACAGCCACTACAACCACAACAGATTGTGTTTCACACGCTCCAGTCTATGACAATAGATTGCTTCAGAGATCTCCGGATATAGTTTATTCCACAAATAACTATATCGATATTGGAAGAAGCACAAGCAGTTACAGAGATGCGATATTGTTCGATCTGAGTGGTTATAAGCCCACTGATACGATATCCCAGGCAACGCTGTCGCTGTACTGGTACTATCCAGCAGGCGCTACCCGCACTTCTGATACTGTAGTTGAAGTTTACAGGCCAGTAAAGTGGGATCCAAAGTATGTGACATGGAATACTCGTATGTCCGGTGTTCCTTGGACTACAGCAGGAGGAGACTGGTTCGATAAGAATGGTAATGCACAGGGTAATGTTCCGTATGCTTCGGTAACTTTCCGGGCAAGTACTGTGCCTGACAATAAGTACTATGACTTTGATGTCACACAGCTCGTGCAGGAATATGTAAGTGGTATGTATGAGAATACTGGTTTCTTCCTCAAGGCAAGAACCGAGAGCGGTAATTACATTGCCTTCTACAGCTCTGAGTGGTCCAATGCTGATCAGAGACCACAATTGAAAGTGTGTCTCATTGGTGCTTCAGTTCCAATCGCACCACCAGTTTCAGCTCCGATCGCACCACCGCTTTCAGCTCCGATCACACCGCCTGTAGTAGATAACCTACCGGTTGCAGATGCCGGTGCTGATCTGACTGCTACTAAGGATGTAGCTGTAACTTTTGATGGTAGTAATTCTACTGATGACATCGGTATAGTTTCCTACACTTGGAGCTTTGGTGATGGCACAGCTGAATCTGGCGGTGTCTCACCAATTCATACATATGTAACAGCAGGAACTTACACTGTGACCCTTACAGTTACAGATACCATCGGACAGACCGATTCAGACACACTGGAAGTTGTTGTGAGTGAACCTGTTGGTCCTGTAGATAATCCACCAGTTGCAGATGCAGGAGCTGACAAGACTGCTACAACGGGTGTAGCTGTAACTTTCGGTGGCAGTGGTTCCACTGATGACATCGGTATAGTCTCATATTCATGGGACTTTGGTGATGGCACAGCTGAATTCAGCGGTGTCTCACCGGCTCATACATATGCAACAGCAGGAACTTACACTGTGACTCTTATAGTCACAGATACCATCGGACAGACCGATTCAGACACACTGGAAGTTGTTGTGAATGAACCTACAACCACAACAGGAAGTTCTGTTTCATACACAGCTGCTTATGATAACAGATTGCGTCAGATATCTCCGGATAGAGTCTATTCCACTAGCATCTATCTCGATATTGGAAAGCTAAGCACAAGCAGTTACAGAGATGTTATATTGTTCGATCTAAGCGGTTATGATCCAAAGGATACGATATCTCAGGCAACCTTGTCGCTGTACTGGTACTATCCAGCCGGTGCTACCCGCACTTCTGATACTGTGGTTGAAGTTTACAGGCCAGTAAAGTGGGATCCAAAGTATGTGACATGGAATACTAGTATGTCCGGTGTTCCTTGGACTACAGCTGGAGGAGACTGGTTCGATAAGAATGGTAATGCACAGGGTAATGTTCCATATGCTTCGGTAACTTTCCGGGCAAGTACTGTGCCTGACAACAAGTACTATGACTTTGATGTCACACAACTTGTGCAGGAATACATACGGGGTACTTATGAGAACACTGGTTTCTTCCTCAAGGCAAGAACCGAGAGCGGTAATTACATTGCTTTCTACAGTTCTGAGTGGTCCAATACTGATCAGAGACCGAAATTAGTTGTGACACGTGTTTGA